The Sorangiineae bacterium MSr11367 genome window below encodes:
- a CDS encoding metal-dependent hydrolase encodes MNAVMPVRRDVKFHLPAEHVGTWLQGSPHVAHLANTFSLFLPTGERFFIEAVRTYRDRVDDPELKTAVNAFIGQEAMHGREHRALNQVLVEAVPAAAGIERFVGGLLARLQKWLPRSYRLSATIALEHFTAILADGVLSDPRLLADAEPRFAAMWRWHALEETEHKAVAFDVWTAVMGRGPRAYVMRCGGLLIATVIFWGIAIPSYLRILNAEGRLFDRAGWRMAKRHWWTETRFLPNLWKPWAAYFRPNFHPWDHDNREVLHQMDGLMADAQAWS; translated from the coding sequence ATGAATGCCGTGATGCCCGTGCGCCGCGATGTGAAATTCCACCTGCCCGCCGAACACGTGGGCACCTGGCTGCAGGGCAGCCCGCACGTCGCGCACCTCGCCAACACGTTCTCGCTGTTCTTGCCGACCGGTGAGCGCTTCTTCATCGAGGCGGTGCGCACGTACCGCGATCGCGTCGACGACCCCGAACTGAAGACTGCCGTGAACGCGTTCATCGGGCAAGAAGCCATGCACGGGCGCGAACACCGCGCGCTCAACCAAGTGCTCGTCGAGGCGGTTCCCGCGGCGGCGGGCATCGAGCGCTTCGTCGGGGGGCTGCTCGCGCGTCTGCAAAAATGGCTTCCTCGCTCGTATCGCCTGTCGGCCACCATTGCGCTGGAGCACTTTACCGCGATTCTCGCCGACGGCGTACTGAGCGATCCTCGACTGCTCGCCGATGCGGAGCCTCGGTTCGCCGCGATGTGGCGTTGGCACGCCCTCGAGGAAACGGAACACAAGGCAGTAGCCTTCGACGTATGGACCGCGGTGATGGGGCGCGGTCCGCGTGCGTACGTCATGCGCTGCGGCGGTCTCTTGATCGCCACGGTCATCTTTTGGGGCATTGCGATTCCCTCGTACCTTCGCATCTTGAACGCGGAAGGCCGCCTCTTCGACCGCGCCGGTTGGCGGATGGCCAAGCGGCATTGGTGGACGGAAACGCGTTTTCTGCCCAATCTATGGAAGCCGTGGGCGGCCTATTTTCGCCCCAATTTTCACCCGTGGGATCATGACAATCGCGAGGTGCTGCACCAAATGGACGGCCTCATGGCCGACGCCCAGGCGTGGAGCTGA
- a CDS encoding serine/threonine protein kinase: MPAQFDLVVSRRLDRYELLYEVGRGGMGSVWAAMLRGKHGFEKLVAIKTILPEFAAEPRFRALLLNEAQLTARIEHPNVVQTFELGEHNGSLYVVMEWVEGESLYVLWRDVERSGHTVIPIGVTLRVVADVCGGLHAAHEMRDANGAPACIVHNDISPHNILVTSRGISKLADFGVAKIANRAAGAASVAEMASLRGKVRYIAPERLSGYEDRRSDIWSLGVVLRELLPMEMPGPCQRVVDRAVASDRERRFGTAYELGRAIESVMDECQLSTTSADVASFFESALRERSAMRRRRVDATLGMGETLDVVRDLRPPPAPSPPPASIGGETVPLSRTLAVRSQLAVIAPEKPARRFARAWLVVAIAACAVVLVAGLVLFVMTRRSPAPTPESLPSASVAPAIQPPPPPSSAPPPGAAPAGAASSAPPPPAVRRPRPPASKASHDPYEGRL, from the coding sequence ATGCCTGCCCAATTTGATCTCGTCGTAAGCCGGAGACTCGATCGCTACGAGCTTCTGTACGAGGTGGGGCGCGGAGGCATGGGCTCGGTATGGGCCGCCATGCTGCGCGGGAAACACGGCTTCGAGAAGCTCGTGGCCATCAAGACGATCTTGCCCGAGTTCGCCGCCGAGCCGCGCTTTCGGGCCCTGCTGCTCAACGAGGCCCAGCTCACCGCCCGGATCGAGCACCCGAACGTGGTGCAGACGTTCGAGCTCGGCGAGCACAACGGATCCCTGTACGTCGTCATGGAATGGGTCGAGGGGGAATCGCTCTACGTGCTCTGGCGCGACGTGGAACGCTCAGGCCATACCGTCATCCCCATCGGGGTGACGTTGCGCGTGGTGGCCGACGTCTGCGGCGGGCTGCACGCAGCCCACGAGATGCGCGACGCGAACGGCGCGCCTGCCTGCATCGTGCACAACGATATTTCGCCGCACAACATTCTGGTGACGTCGCGAGGGATCTCCAAGCTGGCCGACTTCGGCGTCGCGAAAATCGCGAACCGCGCGGCGGGCGCGGCGAGTGTCGCGGAAATGGCCTCGCTCCGCGGCAAGGTGCGGTACATCGCGCCCGAGCGGCTTTCGGGGTACGAGGATCGCCGCTCCGACATTTGGAGCCTCGGCGTGGTGTTGCGGGAGCTTCTCCCCATGGAGATGCCCGGCCCATGCCAGCGCGTCGTCGATCGTGCCGTGGCATCGGATCGCGAGCGCCGGTTCGGGACGGCGTACGAGCTCGGGCGGGCCATCGAGTCGGTGATGGACGAGTGCCAACTGTCGACGACCTCGGCCGACGTGGCATCGTTCTTCGAGTCCGCCCTTCGCGAACGTTCGGCCATGCGCAGGCGGCGGGTCGATGCGACCTTGGGGATGGGGGAGACGTTGGACGTCGTGCGCGATCTCCGACCGCCGCCCGCGCCGTCGCCGCCGCCCGCGAGCATTGGTGGCGAGACGGTGCCTCTGAGCCGTACGCTCGCCGTCCGAAGCCAGCTCGCCGTGATCGCACCCGAAAAGCCGGCGCGACGCTTCGCCCGTGCGTGGCTCGTCGTGGCCATCGCCGCGTGCGCGGTGGTGCTCGTCGCGGGGCTGGTCCTTTTCGTGATGACCCGCCGGTCACCTGCGCCGACTCCAGAGTCACTTCCCTCCGCTTCGGTGGCGCCCGCAATCCAGCCACCTCCGCCTCCGTCCAGCGCGCCGCCACCGGGTGCCGCGCCCGCGGGGGCCGCTTCGTCCGCGCCGCCTCCTCCTGCCGTGCGAAGGCCGCGGCCACCCGCGTCCAAGGCGTCGCACGATCCCTACGAGGGCCGCTTGTAG
- a CDS encoding sigma-54-dependent Fis family transcriptional regulator, translating into MSSRLSLLVDLASLLTREVDFDVLLGTACERLARALNADRATIWLVDAEARALVTRVALLPELPSLRQPLDRGIAGHVARTGTSVRLEDASKDPLFDPTADRTTGYHTRSMLVVPVREVAGEPIRGVVQVLNRHEGVFDEEDERYLAALATQLARALSLTTLRAADASRPGVTLRGPFNRIVGRSRVLADVYERVQLAAETDATVLFRGETGTGKGLFARAIHVNGKRQAGPFVTVDCTTLPSQLVESELFGHERGAFTGADRRMPGKVETAEGGTLFLDEIGDLPLDIQGKFLRFLQERSFERVGGRQTLSADVRVVCATHRDLEKAVREGRFREDLYYRIRVVEIELPPLRARGGEEIEALALHFADTYAARYGRPAPVIDAATLARLREHAWPGNVRELEHWIESAVVLSPSGVLSKALGPAAPRAVEQGERGEDTVSVPLGLSLDEAGRRYVVATLDACENNKAEAARRLGVGRNTLARLLK; encoded by the coding sequence GTGTCCTCTCGTCTCTCGCTCCTGGTGGATCTTGCCTCGCTGCTCACGCGCGAGGTCGACTTCGACGTCTTGCTCGGCACCGCGTGCGAGCGCCTCGCGCGTGCGCTGAACGCCGATCGGGCCACGATATGGCTGGTCGACGCCGAGGCGCGCGCCCTGGTGACGCGCGTGGCCCTGCTGCCCGAGCTTCCTTCGTTGCGGCAGCCGCTCGATCGCGGCATCGCCGGGCACGTGGCGCGCACCGGTACGAGTGTGCGTCTCGAGGACGCGTCCAAGGATCCGCTCTTCGATCCGACGGCGGACCGCACTACCGGGTACCACACGCGCTCGATGCTCGTGGTGCCCGTGCGCGAGGTCGCCGGCGAGCCCATTCGCGGGGTGGTGCAGGTGCTCAACCGGCACGAGGGCGTCTTCGACGAGGAGGACGAGCGCTACCTCGCCGCGCTGGCCACGCAGCTGGCGCGCGCGCTGTCGCTCACCACGTTGCGCGCGGCGGATGCATCGCGCCCCGGCGTGACGTTGCGCGGGCCGTTCAACCGCATCGTGGGCCGCAGCCGAGTGCTGGCCGATGTCTACGAGCGCGTGCAGCTCGCCGCGGAGACCGATGCGACGGTGCTCTTTCGCGGCGAGACGGGAACCGGGAAAGGGCTCTTTGCGCGGGCCATTCACGTCAACGGCAAGCGCCAGGCGGGGCCGTTCGTCACGGTGGATTGCACGACGTTGCCGTCGCAATTGGTGGAAAGCGAGCTATTCGGCCACGAGCGCGGCGCATTCACCGGTGCCGATCGGCGGATGCCCGGCAAGGTGGAAACGGCGGAGGGCGGCACGCTCTTTCTCGACGAGATCGGCGACCTGCCGCTGGACATCCAGGGCAAGTTCCTGCGCTTTCTGCAGGAGCGCTCGTTCGAGCGGGTCGGCGGGCGGCAGACGCTCTCGGCGGACGTGCGCGTCGTGTGCGCCACGCACCGCGATCTCGAGAAGGCCGTGCGTGAGGGCCGCTTTCGCGAAGATTTGTATTACCGCATCCGCGTCGTGGAAATCGAATTACCGCCGCTTCGCGCGCGCGGTGGCGAGGAAATCGAGGCACTCGCCCTGCACTTCGCCGATACGTATGCGGCCCGCTACGGCCGGCCCGCTCCGGTGATCGATGCGGCGACGCTGGCGCGGCTGCGCGAGCATGCGTGGCCGGGCAACGTGCGCGAGCTCGAACATTGGATCGAAAGCGCGGTGGTCCTTTCGCCGTCGGGCGTGCTCTCCAAGGCGCTCGGGCCGGCGGCTCCGCGGGCCGTCGAACAGGGCGAACGAGGCGAGGACACCGTGAGCGTGCCCCTCGGCCTTTCGCTGGACGAAGCCGGCCGTCGCTACGTCGTGGCCACCCTGGATGCGTGCGAGAACAACAAAGCGGAGGCCGCGCGCAGGCTCGGCGTTGGCCGAAATACCCTCGCGCGGCTTCTCAAATGA
- a CDS encoding MFS transporter encodes MNSDVTTTAVPSAPARKLGRADANTLMLSALGGALEYYDFVIFVFFTKTLGQLFFPKDMPTWLAQLQVYGIFAAGYMIRPLGGIIMAHYGDRSGRKGMFTLSVFMMAVPTLCVGFLPVYAQIGALAPILLLLLRVVQGVAIGGEVPGAWTFVAEHAPVGRVGFACASLSSGLTSGILLGSLMAAWINRHFPLPEVLDYAWRIPFLVGGVFGFFAVFLRRWLRETPVFTAMRESKQLVQELPLKRVLKHHMPGVVLSMMVTWMLTGAIVVVILMTPTLVQGSFHIEASRAFVGSSLAALSLTFAALGGGILVDAIGRGRALLIGSVGLFLSIYALYADLHAGGENFLLLYTLCGAFVGVAGIIPSVMVAAFPPAVRFSGLSFSYNVSYAIFGGLTPPFIAYLAARLGGMSPGYYVMFTALIGVACSLYLITTKRTFHER; translated from the coding sequence ATGAACTCCGACGTCACGACGACCGCCGTACCTTCCGCACCCGCGCGCAAGTTGGGCCGCGCGGACGCGAACACTTTGATGCTGTCGGCGCTCGGAGGCGCCCTCGAGTATTACGACTTCGTCATCTTCGTGTTCTTCACGAAGACCCTGGGGCAATTGTTTTTCCCCAAGGATATGCCCACCTGGCTCGCGCAACTGCAGGTGTACGGCATCTTCGCCGCGGGTTACATGATTCGCCCCTTGGGCGGCATCATCATGGCCCATTATGGCGATCGCAGCGGGCGCAAAGGCATGTTCACCTTGAGCGTGTTCATGATGGCGGTGCCCACCCTCTGCGTTGGCTTTCTGCCGGTGTACGCGCAAATCGGAGCGCTGGCTCCGATCCTCTTGCTGCTCCTGCGCGTCGTGCAGGGCGTGGCCATCGGCGGTGAGGTGCCCGGCGCGTGGACGTTCGTGGCCGAGCATGCGCCGGTGGGGCGCGTCGGCTTCGCCTGTGCGAGCCTCTCCTCGGGGCTCACCTCGGGCATCCTGCTTGGCTCGTTGATGGCCGCCTGGATCAATCGGCACTTTCCCTTGCCGGAAGTGCTCGATTACGCGTGGCGCATTCCGTTCCTGGTCGGCGGCGTGTTCGGGTTTTTCGCGGTGTTCCTGCGCCGCTGGTTGCGTGAGACGCCGGTGTTCACGGCCATGCGCGAGAGCAAGCAGCTCGTGCAAGAGCTCCCCTTGAAGCGCGTCCTCAAGCATCACATGCCCGGGGTGGTGCTCTCCATGATGGTCACCTGGATGCTCACCGGCGCCATCGTGGTGGTGATCCTGATGACGCCGACCTTGGTGCAAGGGAGCTTCCACATCGAGGCGTCCCGCGCCTTCGTCGGCAGCAGCCTCGCCGCGCTCTCGCTCACCTTCGCCGCGCTGGGCGGCGGCATCTTGGTGGACGCCATCGGCCGCGGTCGCGCGTTGCTCATTGGATCGGTGGGGCTCTTTTTGAGCATCTATGCGCTCTATGCCGATCTCCACGCCGGCGGGGAGAACTTCCTCCTCCTATACACCCTTTGCGGGGCCTTCGTCGGCGTGGCCGGCATCATTCCGTCGGTCATGGTCGCGGCCTTTCCTCCGGCGGTGCGCTTCTCGGGATTGTCGTTTTCGTACAATGTTTCGTATGCCATCTTCGGCGGGCTAACGCCGCCGTTCATCGCCTACCTGGCCGCGCGCCTGGGCGGGATGTCGCCCGGCTATTACGTGATGTTCACGGCCCTGATTGGCGTGGCGTGCTCGCTGTACCTCATCACGACCAAGCGCACGTTCCACGAGCGCTGA
- a CDS encoding TetR family transcriptional regulator has translation MTTTARKSAPKLKRGDPVLGGRSKLLAAALQIAATTRSWASVGLREVARHAGVNPNTFYRHFKDFDELGLALIQQISTELRAGLRARRQTLVGGRRASSVSAQRAQEIVHASVGLVLDFVSEYGAAYVVAIRELHGGSPVLRSALREVMDALAVEMAEDILNLLPENLLDAETVHELSHIVIRQMSFLALEYVEHPERREALRLQAERFILVLFFGAIASRDYRAIQAVGSKFSP, from the coding sequence ATGACGACCACGGCCAGAAAAAGCGCGCCAAAACTCAAACGCGGCGATCCCGTTTTGGGAGGTCGGAGCAAGTTGCTCGCGGCGGCGTTGCAGATTGCGGCCACCACGCGCAGTTGGGCCTCGGTGGGTTTGCGCGAGGTGGCGCGGCATGCCGGGGTGAATCCCAATACGTTCTACCGGCACTTCAAGGATTTCGACGAGCTCGGGCTGGCGCTCATCCAGCAGATCAGCACCGAGCTGCGGGCGGGGCTTCGTGCACGCCGGCAGACGCTCGTCGGAGGGCGCCGCGCATCGTCGGTGTCGGCGCAGCGGGCGCAGGAGATCGTCCACGCGTCGGTGGGGCTCGTGCTGGACTTTGTCTCCGAATACGGCGCGGCCTACGTGGTGGCCATTCGCGAATTGCACGGCGGCTCGCCGGTGCTGCGCAGCGCCCTGCGGGAAGTGATGGACGCCCTCGCCGTGGAGATGGCCGAGGACATTTTGAACCTGCTGCCCGAGAACCTGCTCGATGCGGAAACGGTGCACGAGCTTTCGCACATCGTCATTCGGCAAATGAGCTTTCTCGCACTCGAGTACGTCGAGCACCCCGAACGCCGCGAAGCGCTCCGCCTCCAGGCCGAACGGTTCATCCTGGTGCTCTTCTTCGGCGCCATCGCGTCGAGGGACTACCGCGCCATCCAGGCCGTCGGCTCGAAGTTTTCGCCGTAG
- a CDS encoding PAS domain S-box protein, whose translation MSSNHVGDVGDRLRDLEEVIVALASFNYSKKAQVSPHGDTIDSMAVGLNMLGEELAASTVSKGYVTHILHSMIDPVVVTDRGGVLRMVNQATCTMSGFTREELLGQHFIALLPELNTDDVIASGRATHPDTYFASKHSEPTPVSVTASIMLDRGEVQGIVCVARDLTEVKRAEEERLRLRGAMKLQAALMEELSTPLIPIADDVLALPLIGSLDEDRTVRMTETLLQGVISRAARVVIVDFTGLRAFDQASVHGLLRAIGAVRLIGADVVITGIQPRVAQTMVQLDADLSGIVIFGAFQQAIPYALDDRRRERR comes from the coding sequence ATGAGCTCCAACCACGTCGGCGACGTTGGCGATCGGCTGCGCGACCTGGAAGAAGTCATCGTGGCCCTCGCATCGTTCAACTACTCGAAGAAAGCGCAGGTGAGCCCTCACGGAGACACCATCGACAGCATGGCCGTCGGTCTCAACATGCTGGGCGAGGAACTTGCCGCCTCCACGGTTTCCAAAGGCTACGTCACACACATTCTCCATTCGATGATCGATCCCGTCGTGGTCACCGACCGCGGCGGCGTCCTTCGCATGGTGAATCAGGCCACCTGCACCATGTCCGGCTTCACGAGGGAAGAGTTGCTTGGGCAACATTTCATCGCCCTCCTTCCCGAGCTGAACACCGACGACGTCATCGCCAGCGGGCGCGCCACGCACCCGGACACCTATTTCGCCTCGAAACACAGCGAGCCCACACCGGTGTCGGTCACCGCCTCCATCATGCTCGACCGCGGTGAGGTGCAGGGCATCGTGTGCGTCGCACGCGATCTGACCGAGGTCAAACGCGCCGAAGAGGAACGACTGCGGCTGCGCGGTGCGATGAAGCTTCAGGCCGCGCTCATGGAGGAGCTTTCCACGCCGCTCATTCCGATCGCGGACGACGTGTTGGCGCTTCCCCTCATCGGCTCCCTCGACGAAGATCGCACCGTGCGCATGACGGAGACGCTTTTGCAGGGCGTGATTTCCCGCGCGGCCCGCGTGGTCATCGTCGACTTCACGGGTTTGCGCGCCTTCGATCAAGCGTCGGTCCATGGCCTCTTGCGCGCCATCGGGGCCGTACGACTCATTGGCGCCGATGTGGTTATAACGGGTATTCAGCCGCGGGTTGCGCAAACGATGGTCCAGCTCGATGCCGATCTGAGCGGCATCGTCATCTTCGGTGCCTTTCAACAAGCCATTCCCTATGCGCTCGACGACCGGCGGCGAGAGAGGCGCTGA
- a CDS encoding MBL fold metallo-hydrolase, producing the protein MRIRFWGVRGSIASPGPETAGVGGNTSCVEVSCENERFILDAGTGLRGLGDAMLAQSNDRAPAMEATLLLSHVHWDHIQGLPFFGPAYSPDMKLRIVGGKNGKLGLRETLARQMTDPVFPVRHDELRASISIEEVQAGDAFRVGDATVRAARGNHPNGVLAYRIECGGRSVVYATDTEHFAGTDPQLLDLARGADVLIYDSQYTENEYRTSRMGWGHSTYVAGSELAKAAGVAQYILFHHDPRRSDEQVLELEARACELFEGSRAAREGMEIALDRA; encoded by the coding sequence ATGAGAATCCGATTTTGGGGCGTTCGCGGAAGCATCGCTTCACCGGGGCCGGAGACGGCGGGGGTGGGCGGCAATACGAGTTGCGTCGAGGTGTCGTGTGAAAACGAGCGATTCATCCTCGACGCGGGCACGGGCCTGCGGGGGCTCGGGGATGCCATGCTCGCGCAATCGAACGACCGGGCGCCGGCGATGGAGGCCACCTTGCTTCTTTCGCACGTGCACTGGGACCATATTCAGGGTTTGCCCTTTTTCGGGCCGGCGTACTCGCCGGACATGAAGCTCCGCATCGTCGGCGGCAAGAATGGCAAACTCGGACTGCGGGAAACGCTGGCGCGTCAGATGACCGACCCGGTGTTTCCCGTCCGACACGACGAGCTGCGCGCCTCGATCTCCATCGAGGAGGTCCAGGCGGGCGACGCTTTTCGCGTGGGCGATGCCACGGTGCGTGCGGCCAGAGGGAACCATCCCAACGGGGTGCTCGCCTACCGCATCGAGTGCGGTGGGCGCTCTGTGGTGTATGCTACCGACACCGAGCACTTCGCCGGCACCGATCCACAGCTGCTCGATCTCGCCCGCGGGGCCGACGTTCTCATTTACGATTCGCAGTACACCGAGAACGAATACCGCACGTCCCGCATGGGATGGGGCCACTCGACCTACGTCGCAGGCTCCGAGCTGGCCAAGGCGGCGGGGGTTGCACAGTACATCCTTTTTCATCACGATCCGAGGCGGAGCGACGAACAGGTCCTCGAGCTGGAGGCGCGGGCGTGCGAGCTCTTCGAGGGTTCGCGGGCGGCGCGCGAAGGAATGGAAATCGCGCTCGACCGGGCGTAG
- a CDS encoding OmpA family protein gives MNTRFVLPVVGLSLFSLVALAAVGCAHEPVAPAVAAPAARPPAPVASAPPPPAAPYHGAAVAISGDLLAACNIVLGKVDAAPKFDFDDSALPDQDRGVLDQVAKCVTTGPLRGRSLALVGRADPRGEVEYNFVLGEHRADSVANYLGQLGVAKDKLRETSRGKLDAIGTDDESWARDRRVDIALL, from the coding sequence ATGAATACTCGTTTCGTTTTGCCGGTGGTTGGGCTCTCTCTCTTCTCGTTGGTTGCATTGGCCGCCGTCGGTTGCGCGCACGAGCCCGTCGCGCCTGCCGTGGCCGCACCCGCTGCGCGTCCTCCTGCGCCCGTCGCGAGCGCGCCGCCGCCGCCGGCCGCACCGTACCATGGGGCGGCGGTCGCCATTTCGGGTGACCTGCTCGCCGCGTGCAACATCGTGCTGGGTAAGGTCGATGCGGCGCCCAAATTCGATTTCGACGACAGCGCCCTTCCCGATCAGGACCGCGGCGTTCTCGATCAGGTTGCCAAATGCGTAACCACCGGGCCGCTTCGCGGTCGGTCGCTTGCCCTCGTCGGTCGCGCCGATCCGCGCGGCGAGGTCGAATACAACTTCGTCCTCGGCGAGCACCGCGCCGACAGTGTGGCCAATTACCTGGGCCAGCTCGGTGTGGCCAAGGACAAGCTGCGCGAAACGTCGCGCGGCAAGCTCGATGCGATCGGCACCGACGACGAGAGCTGGGCCCGCGATCGCCGCGTCGACATCGCGCTGCTCTGA